One genomic region from Anolis sagrei isolate rAnoSag1 chromosome 7, rAnoSag1.mat, whole genome shotgun sequence encodes:
- the GMCL1 gene encoding germ cell-less protein-like 1, translated as MGLVGSRLWSGWGASAAGGGPAEGGRAEGAPRRSGAGKRKRGRRRERAADSDEDDEDGEEDEDDEESSRSSQERLLNTPRRKKLKSTSKYVYQTLFLNGENSDIKICALGEEWNLHKIYLFQSGYFSSMFSGSWKESGMSTIELEIPDQNIDIEALQVAFGSLYRDEVLINPSRVIALLAAASMLQLDGLMQQCGETMKETINSKTVCSYYNSAGTYGLESLKKRCLEWLLNNLMTHQSIELFKELSISLMRQLISSSNLFVMQVEMDVYTALKKWMFLQLVPSWNGSLKQLLSEADAWFSKRRKEFEDGVSFLETEQGSAFWTVFRHLRLQYIVSDLASARIVERDNLIPAEWLSCVYKQQWFAMLRAEQDNDTGPQKINKEELEENSMRCGRKLAKDGDYCWRWTGFTFGFDLLVTYTNRYIIFKRNTLNQPCSGSVSLQPRRRIAFRLRLASFDSSGKLIGSRTVGYQILTLEKDQEQVVMNLDSRLLTFPLYICCNFLYTSPEKRRENEELSENPET; from the exons ATGGGCTTGGTGGGGAGCCGCCTCTGGAGCGGCTGGGGGGCCTCGGCGGCAGGAGGGGGCCCCGCTGAGGGCGGGCGAGCGGAGGGGGCGCCCAGGCGGAGCGGGGCCGGCAAGCGGAAGCGGGGCCGGCGGAGGGAGCGCGCCGCAGACAGCGACGAGGACGACGAGGACGGGGAAGAGGACGAGGACGACGAGGAGAGCAGCCGCAGCAGCCAGGAGAGGCTCCTCAACACCCCCAGGAG GAAAAAGCTAAAGAGCACCTCAAAGTATGTTTATCAGACTCTATTTTTGAATGGCGAAAACAGCGATATTAAGATTTGCGCTCTGGGAGAAGAATGGAACTTGCACAAGATATACTTATTTCAG TCTGGCTAtttctccagtatgttcagtggTTCTTGGAAGGAATCAGGCATGAGTACGATAGAATTGGAAATTCCTGATCAGAATATTGATATAGAAG CTTTGCAGGTGGCATTTGGTTCACTTTATCGAGATGAAGTTCTGATCAATCCAAGCCGAGTCATTGCTCTCCTGGCTGCGGCCAGCATGCTGCAGTTG GACGGCTTAATGCAGCAGTGTGGAGAGACCATGAAGGAAACCATCAATTCAAAAACTGTCTGCAGTTATTATAATTCTGCAGGGACATATGGATTAGAGTCCTTGAAGAAACG GTGTCTGGAATGGCTTTTGAACAACCTGATGACCCACCAAAGCATAGAACTCTTCAAAGAACTCAG CATAAGCCTCATGAGACAGCTGATCAGTTCCTCTAACCTGTTTGTCATGCAAGTGGAGATGGATGTCTACACTGCACTCAAGAAG TGGATGTTCCTTCAGCTGGTGCCTTCTTGGAATGGATCATTAAAACAACTCCTAAGTGAAGCAGATGCTTGGTTTTCTAAGCGCAGAAAAG AGTTTGAGGATGGCGTTTCATTCTTGGAAACTGAACAGGGCAGTGCATTTTGGACAGTGTTCCGGCACCTAAGGCTGCAGTACATTGTCAGCGATCTGGCATCTGCACGGATTGTTGAGAGGGACAACCTGATACCCGCAG AGTGGCTGTCCTGTGTTTACAAACAGCAGTGGTTTGCCATGCTCAGAGCAGAACAAGACAATGACACTGG GCCTCAAAAAATTAACAAGGAGGAGCTTGAGGAAAACAGCATGCGGTGCGGCAGAAAACTGGCCAAGGACGGGGAC TATTGCTGGCGATGGACAGGCTTCACCTTTGGCTTTGACTTGCTGGTGACCTACACCAACCGCTATATCATCTTCAAGCGCAACACCCTGAACCAGCCCTGCAGCGGGTCAGTCAGCCTGCAGCCCCGGAGGAGGATCGCTTTCAG GTTGCGCCTGGCCTCATTCGACAGCAGTGGGAAGCTTATTGGCAGCAGAACAGTGGGATATCAGATTCTGACCCTTGAGAAAGATCAG GAGCAGGTGGTGATGAACCTGGACAGCCGGCTGCTGACCTTCCCTCTCTATATTTGCTGCAACTTTCTGTACACTTCTccagagaagaggagggagaatgAGGAATTGTCGGAAAACCCTGAAACTTGA